TTTTGGTTGGGTTTGAACTTCACTTGCTTAGTCTCACTTGTTCGCAGTGTTATTAGATCTCGGGGCCTATGCCGTGGGAGTTTCTGGGTTGGCCATGGGATGGGAGGGCACTTGTGGGCAATGTTTGGCTAGAACACTGTTCCTTTTGTTGTTTTAGCAAATGCTATACGCGCTAAATActctttttgttaaaaaaaatactgtgcAAGATGTGACTGGATACTGCAGGTCAAAGATAaggctttgcttgtgtgtggaTTTGTAATTTCTCATTATATGGCAACCTAGTCATGACTTGGTTTGGTTTGATGTGTTCAACTCAACGGTCTCTCTTGGCTTTGTTTGTCACTTGTGCAATTATTGTTCTATGAGTTCAGAGCTTCAGATGGTTGTAGGAAAAGCTAATGGTTTAGCCGCCTCATTCAATTTACGGTGTACTGGATCAGCGAAAGGTGTACTGGATCAGCAAAAGTACTGTTTGAATGACTATGCATGATGTTCCCTATCGCTTTTAATTTGACTTAGCAACAGCTATTAAAGATCATATGGAAGGAGCGAATGCGatgcttttcttttccctttcttATAATGAAAGATTTATTTGAAAAGAGATTCCTCCTGTGGTTCAAAAGAATGCCCTTTTATATGTAAATATTATGGTAAACACATGTACCTACTGTATTCAATAATCTCTGATGGCACCTTTTGCTTTAGTTCTATTCAATATTCTTTTCCCAAATTATGTCAACAAATAATTTCAGGTTTGCTATCCTGTCTTTGCCAATGTTAGCTTGAGTGTGATGGCCGTATAATGCAAGTTCCATAAGCGATGTACGATATATGTCTAGTTGCTTAATtggtctattttttttttgtaaaccATGTAAACATTTTTAATGATTTAGAATTCAGTAAATAcgactatgttttttttataagtaTTAGTTTCAAGATATTCAAGTAAGTAACATTCTTGTTATTTCACAGATGCATTTTGGTGGATGAACAAGACAATGTTGTTGGCCATGAATCAAAATATAACTGTAAGTGTTGTTATCTGCATCTCTATTCAAATCCTGTGCCCAACATTCTTTTGAATTAGTTATTGGAACGATACTTGACTTGATTCATTTGACACAGGCCATCTGATGGAAAAAATCGAATCTGAAAATCTACTTCATAGGGCTTTCAGTGTATTCCTGTTCAACTCAAAATATGAACTCCTACTCCAGGTTTGGAGAATTTACTAATTCTGcacttccattttttttaatcttgtatTACATTGCACCTGGCACATATTCTATACAACTATTCACTGTGCTCCCATGTCAAGTTACCATAGCAGTTAGTAACACAGGATCTCCAGTTGGAAGTTAGGTTTGTGCCTTAAATCACTCTTGAGAAAAACAAATGGTATTTAGGTTTTGCGCTCATGATTCAGACGCGCGCAATTTTCTGAGACTTGTAGATGTTGTGTCTGTGATGACATTTACGACATAGCTCTTTGCGTAACTAGTTTTCAAAATGTCTTCTGTTTACAAATTACCCGCATATTCATATTCTTCAAATGCTCAACTGGAAGTTATTTTTCATATCTCATTTCTAGCACTGCCATCTTATTCTTCAAAACATCTGCTGATTATCTGTTCTACTTTTCCAGCAACGATCTGCAACAAAGGTTACATTTCCTCTAGTTTGGACCAACACTTGCTGCAGCCATCCTCTGTACCGTGAGTCTGAGCTTATACAGGAAAACTACCTTGGTATGTGCCAAAAAAAAGGCTAGTTGAGGCCAACTATTCTTCCGTTTCTGCTCTGTTTCAATGATGTTAGTAACATATTATCATTCTCCAGGTGTTAGAAATGCTGCTCAGAGGAAGCTCTTGGATGAGCTGGGCATCCCAGCTGAAGATGTGCCAGTTGACCAATTCACCCCTCTTGGTCGGATGCTTTACAAGGCCCCATCTGATGGAAAATGGGGTGAACACGAGCGTAAGTTTTAGTTTTAATACCTTACTTAATTACCTGCACACTTATTTTTATTCATTGAAGCTCAACCTTTAGTGTTATTCTCATTTCTATAAGCCAATTATATGATCATTACGATTATTACACAAATAGATACGACTGTTCGGGATACTTCACCAGAAGTGTAAGAACGAACATTATGCCGCCCTGCACTGAAACCTGTTTCTTACCTCTCATCTGCAGTTGACTACCTGCTGTTCATCGTCCGCGACGTGAAGGTAGTCCCGAACCCGGACGAAGTGGCCGATGTGAAATACGTGAGCCGTGAGCAGCTGAAGGAGCTCATCCGCAAAGCGGACGCCGGAGAGGAAGGCCTGAAGCTGTCTCCCTGGTTCCGGCTGGTTGTTGACAACTTCCTCATGGGCTGGTGGGATCACGTCGAGAAAGGCACCCTCAACGAGGCCGTGGACATGGAGACCATCCACAAGCTGAAGTAAGGACTGCGATGTTGTGGCTGGAAAGAATGATCCTGAAGACTCTGTTCTTGTGCTGCTGCATATTACTCTTACCAGGGAAGTTGCAGAAGTCAGAAGAAGCTTTTGTATGTTTCTGGGTTTGGAGCTTGGAAGTGTTGGGCTCTGCTGACTGAGAGATTCCCTTATAGAGTGTCTATGTTAATTTAGCAAACTTCTATATTATACATGATTAGTTAATTGTTCGGTGTCTGAATAAAGAACAATAGCATGTTCCATGTTTATTTGCTACatatatgatgatgatgatgccatTCCCTCGTAAGCTTTGATTGATTTACTTATTTACCAAGTTTTCCCCATACCGAAACCAAATATAGAAATCTGGTACATAAGAAGATAAGAGTAAGAGTAACATCTACCCAAGATGGATCTCAGGAGATACTCAAATCAACCATCTTGATTTGCCGTTTCTTTTTGACAGATTTCACCAGAATTTATCACTTATTTTTCTCGGCAACCTTTAACCTAACATTATTCCTCCGTCTATTAGACAAGGCATACCGCATGATTGCAGCtttataaaataattttgtatCAAGCACTTTAttttgtaataataataataataattaatattataaattatcACTACCTCGTTCCATTTCCAACAGGCAACAGCCCAACACACCCAAACTCGGCCCAGCCCAACTAAAGAAACTGGATTAGCGAAAAATCCCCCTAAACTCTCGCCGAATCTAAACCGCCGCCTCGTGTGCAACGCCACAAAATTCCACAGGGGCTAACTCGTAAAAAATTCCTCCCCATCCAACGCGGCACAaaccctcctccccctcctcttccccctcccccttgcGATTTGCGAAGGCGAGAGAGCAGAGAGCGCCGCGCGGACGAGACACCTGGAACCCCCCCGATCAAGCGGCGCGGCCTAACCTAACCCCGTGCGTCGCGTCGTCGAGAGGGGCGAAGCATCGGcgggccgccgacgccgacgaggtccTCCTCGGGCAACGACGGCGAacgcgccggccaccgccgccatgtcGAAGAAGAAGGCGGTGACGACGATGACGCTCAAGGACTTCCACGGCGGCTCCATCCCCTCCgagctccccctcccctccgcccccGGCGTGTAAGTTTCcacccccaaaccctagccccatCTCGCGATTCGTCGTTCGGTGTAGCCGTGTAGGTGATGGAGTGATGTTAACTCTCGTTTGTCGCAGCTCCGCGCGCCCGGCGGACCGCCCCGTGGCCTCCCAGGCGGCCGCTCCCGCGGCGTCCGCTCGCCCCCGCGCCCCggcgacctccgccgccgctgccgcggcggcggcggccgcggtccCGTCGTTCCTCACCAACCCTTCCCGCATCGGCCGCCACTTCGACGAGGACGAGCGCACGCCCTTCgaggccgcctccacgccgcgccgcccggccccgtcGCCCCCGTCGTTCGCCCCATCCCCGGCTGCGGGGCCCACCAGATCCGGGCCCGGGAACGCCTGGGggccgaggagggaggcggctccGACCGCGGCGCCGGTGAGTCCtgccgccagcggcggcggcggtggtcagATCTGGTCGGCGACGCGCATTGCGCAGGCGAGCGCCGTGGAGAAGGTGATCTCCGGGAGGTGGAACTCGTCGAaaccctcctctccaccggcgGCGCCTGTGTCGGTCCCAGTGGTGGTGGAGACTCATGTTGCACCGCCGGAGATGGAGAGGCCAAAGTCAGTCGGGGTGAGAGAGCTGGATGGTGGCATAGAGAGGAGCGTGGCGCCAGTGAGGCCTGCGTCGCATGAAGGCAGGGTTGGGGAGGCTAGAGGCTTGGAGGTGCAAGAGAGACCTAGGGTGGGTGATGTGCCAGAGAGACCTAGGGTTGGTGATGTGCTGCCAGAGAGACCTAAGTTGAAGCTGCTTCCTCGCTCCAAGCCAATCGAGGCTTCAGAACCATCTCCTGTCTATGTTGAAGAGAAGCAGGTTATTACTCTTGCTCCCATGTGTGTTGATCGGATTGAAAATTGAATTGTCTTGTTTTCCAGCGGTAACATCAAATGATGTTTGCAAATCTCCATGCAAAGTGATACATGATTGTGTTGTGTTGCTTTGTGCTTATTAAGTTGCTCTTAGTTTGCTTGATTTGATATATGGTATGTATGCAATGGCATGGTGAAACCTTAATCTTCTCCCTTTTGGACAACTATTGTATAGGTGCATCAGGTTCCAGTGGTCGCGAATACTGTGCAGGTTGACGTTATTCATGATGTGCACCAGAATGTTGTAGCACCTAAAGCAGGAGTAGCAGGGGCAGATGCTGAGGGCCGGGCAGTGGAGCGACCACGATTGAATCTGAAACCCCGCTCCAATGCAGTAGGACAGTCTGATGAAAGTGCTCCAAAGGAAAGGTAGGTGGTGTTTAGCCCCCTCCTCCACCCTCGCCTCCCTTCTTTTCAACTAATTCTTGAATGTTACGTCTATTTTTATCATTTGGATTATGCTGTTGGTTGCTTGCCATATGTGTGGTACACTTGGCCTGTTCAAGCACCTTTTTATGTTTTGTTAAATGTTGAGGTTACAAGTATCCATCTGGTTGATTGATCTTTGTTAATATGAAATAGGTGCATTTAGATTGGAATATTAATCTTCGTTGTTTGCATTCAGTATGTACATTTCCACATGCATGTTTGTGCTGTGCGCTATTAAGAATGGCTTGTTATTTTGTTTTGGATTCTACCTTGTTGGAGGACTAAAGCAATTTGCAGTATTGTATTATTGGAGgtcatctttcttttttctttgttgaCAATTGCATGCAGCTCATATTTAACAAAAGGGCATAACACATGTTTAACCTATCATGGTGAGTTTATATCAATAGGGATCCCTTTAGGTTTGATTTATTATTTACTTGTGGCAAACCACTTCCCTTTAGTTCCATAGTGCACACTACATGTGGAACGAATTATGTAACATGTTTatagacatttagttgctccaATAGAAATAAACTGTGCTTCTTTTTGTCTGCACGAATAGTGGATgtgaaaaatgttttaaatCCATGTGAATAATGAGTGAGTGAAAATGTACAAGGGCGTCTAGATTCTACTGTCATTAATTTGGCTCCTGAATCCCCATTCTTTTTTTCCCAATCTCTGAATCTTGGATTTTTTGTTTTCAAGATTTATACCGTTGCTAAATTTGTTCACAAGTTAATAGCTATCAATCTTGCATTCAATCTGTTCAGTAAGAATTGTCCTTCTGGTCTCTATTTCATTCCTGTAGTAATTCTCAATatcttctctctcattttttgtaaatattgtGGTAGGCAATCCCTCTTTGGTGGAGCTCGGCCCAGGGAACAAGTATGcgatcctctctctctctctctctctctctctctctctctctctcctcatgtTGCACTTGCATAtatgtaattttcttttttttttcctagctTTACCAAAAACTTAATGTTGTTCATAAACTCAGGTTCTCAGAGAGCGTGGAATAGATGCTTTAGCAAGTGACCTTGATAAGACATCTCCAGTTGGCAGGTAGTTAGCATACAGCCCTTCAGATAAAATCAACGTTTTACTTGGCTTGAATTACATTTTTATATCTAATGCTTCCTGATTCATGCTTGTTATTAATATTGAAATCCTGGTATCTCCAGGTCTGGACCATAGTTAATGTTCCATTCATTGTGACATGATTTTACTGGCCACCTACAATTGCAGGACCAGTGATTGGTCTTCCAGTTGGGCTTTCGTTCTTAAGATAGTAAAAGTTGCACTGTTGTGTTTTCGGAAAGCAACTAACATGATGGTGTGAAACAACATGCTTGTTTGTGCAACATtcctaagctgaatgtgtattatTTTCCTTTGcatagagttttttttatctaattcTGATGTTTGAAAGTTCGAAGTTGGCTTTTGGAGTGCCAAGAAAGGATGGTGACAGAAAACATGTAGTTTTTACCTTATTTTACGAGATTCATTTTCTTGAAGCTTTGTTCCTTTTCTGCAGATATTACTATAGCATGCATACGTTGGATGTGTACCGCATTCGCTAATAACCTTTGTGGCATCTTCCAGGTCTAAAAGTGAATTTGCAAAGGGTGAGCAGAAGGTCGAAGCTATGTCCATTAACCCTTCAGGTGAAAAGGCTGAGAGTTTTCCAGCTGGTTCTAGAGGCCCAAGGAATGCTGATAAGAAAGACTACAGGCGGGATACAGACCGGAGTGATGTGTATAGGCCTACACGACGGGAGGACAACAGGAGAGTTGCTAGAGATGTGGAGAAGCCCGAGCAACAGCGTCCAGAGCCTGAAACCTGGCGTAAGCCAGTTGAGCCACCAAAGCCTGAGGTTGTTGCACCTCGTTTTGGGAAAGGAGCATCTGCATTGGAGCTTGCACAAGCCTTCTCGAAGTCCATGTCTGATACTGTGCCTCAGAGTCGCTTGACAAGTGTTCCTAGCCCTAAAGTGCCCCAGAGTCCAGGGACCAGGGATCAGGTTGGCTTCTCAAGGCTCACTGACAACCGGGCATTACACTCTAGCCCCTCGCAGCGAAAGATTAACGGTTACTAACCTCATTGCACATGCACGCTGTGCTCCCATGATGGCACGACTCAAATACCATGGCCTCGCCGAAGCGCACTGGTTTTATCTTCATGTTTGATTCTTCCatcatgggaaaaaaaaatcaattgttgCTCTCTGGATGGCGACACACGAGGGGTGCTGATCTCGTAACTGGTGGCTCATTTCCACTCTTGATAACAAAGAGATGAGAATTTATGAACTATTTGTGCTTCTATTCTTCAGCCTGCTACCCGTGATTTAA
The window above is part of the Oryza sativa Japonica Group chromosome 7, ASM3414082v1 genome. Proteins encoded here:
- the LOC4343524 gene encoding uncharacterized protein is translated as MSKKKAVTTMTLKDFHGGSIPSELPLPSAPGVSARPADRPVASQAAAPAASARPRAPATSAAAAAAAAAAVPSFLTNPSRIGRHFDEDERTPFEAASTPRRPAPSPPSFAPSPAAGPTRSGPGNAWGPRREAAPTAAPVSPAASGGGGGQIWSATRIAQASAVEKVISGRWNSSKPSSPPAAPVSVPVVVETHVAPPEMERPKSVGVRELDGGIERSVAPVRPASHEGRVGEARGLEVQERPRVGDVPERPRVGDVLPERPKLKLLPRSKPIEASEPSPVYVEEKQVHQVPVVANTVQVDVIHDVHQNVVAPKAGVAGADAEGRAVERPRLNLKPRSNAVGQSDESAPKERQSLFGGARPREQVLRERGIDALASDLDKTSPVGRSKSEFAKGEQKVEAMSINPSGEKAESFPAGSRGPRNADKKDYRRDTDRSDVYRPTRREDNRRVARDVEKPEQQRPEPETWRKPVEPPKPEVVAPRFGKGASALELAQAFSKSMSDTVPQSRLTSVPSPKVPQSPGTRDQVGFSRLTDNRALHSSPSQRKINGY
- the LOC4343523 gene encoding isopentenyl-diphosphate Delta-isomerase I, which gives rise to MAGAAAAVEDAGMDEVQKRLMFDDECILVDEQDNVVGHESKYNCHLMEKIESENLLHRAFSVFLFNSKYELLLQQRSATKVTFPLVWTNTCCSHPLYRESELIQENYLGVRNAAQRKLLDELGIPAEDVPVDQFTPLGRMLYKAPSDGKWGEHELDYLLFIVRDVKVVPNPDEVADVKYVSREQLKELIRKADAGEEGLKLSPWFRLVVDNFLMGWWDHVEKGTLNEAVDMETIHKLK